Proteins from a single region of Ogataea parapolymorpha DL-1 chromosome IV, whole genome shotgun sequence:
- a CDS encoding putative RING finger protein gives MKFAKLLQQILQEDGVPPEWVEKAIQYKALKKRINRVVEELENVGLKRENMSFTYEIEQIQHQLRPQLTTDVSQEMEQVVISKLNEMDYSFSVVQKEGDGSVLTVTLHEDTLFFQTLYEELEELNRFGDEQEHELVDTVENLAAVIGKVGSPNRRKNDMYVWREIFQMYIESEVFFGTRERCSGRVDVAVSRKRMSDFIDHVNETKILKRLRQRNSLGAFATFKEMNLLIIKVANYQAINSMAVQKILKKFDKQTTLNSLKLFPDLVKKSFEANILNSTVCKDVCAIIGERLLSIVPQLDDYTCPICCSVAFKPIRLDCGHLFCVRCLVKLQRKEEDKCPLCRQEVVLHADERNLDLAQMAYLKLYFPQEVKQKQRENEKEIFKEQYGHIVDPDKPTCTIV, from the coding sequence ATGAAGTTTGCTAAGCTGCTACAACAGATTCTCCAAGAGGATGGCGTTCCTCCGGAGTGGGTTGAGAAAGCTATTCAGTACAAGGCACTAAAGAAGAGGATCAATCGGGTGGTTGAGGAGCTCGAGAACGTGGGGCTGAAAAGGGAGAACATGAGCTTTACATATGAGATAGAACAGATACAGCACCAATTGCGGCCCCAGCTGACGACCGATGTTAGTCAGGAAATGGAGCAGGTAGTAATCTCCAAGCTGAACGAAATGGACTATTCTTTCTCAGTTGTGCAAAAAGAGGGAGACGGAAGCGTTTTGACCGTCACTTTACACGAAGATACCCTATTTTTCCAGACTTTAtatgaggagctggaggaactAAACAGGTTTGGAGACGAGCAGGAACACGAACTTGTGGATACTGTTGAGAATCTTGCCGCGGTGATAGGCAAGGTCGGGTCTCCGAACAGACGCAAAAATGACATGTATGTTTGGCGAGAAATCTTCCAGATGTACATAGAAAGCGAGGTTTTCTTTGGCACCCGAGAGAGGTGCTCTGGACGCGTTGATGTGGCGGTTTCGCGCAAGCGAATGAGCGATTTCATCGACCATGTGAACGAAACAAAAATCCTTAAGAGGCTTCGGCAGCGCAACTCGCTCGGGGCGTTTGCCACGTTCAAAGAAATGAACTTGCTGATCATCAAAGTTGCCAACTACCAGGCGATTAATAGcatggctgtgcaaaaGATCCTCAAGAAGTTCGACAAGCAAACGACGCTCAACTCGCTGAAACTGTTCCCTGATCTGGTCAAGAAGTCTTTTGAGGCCAATATCCTCAATAGCACTGTGTGCAAAGATGTGTGTGCGATAATCGGCGAGCGACTACTGAGCATCGTTCCACAGCTGGACGACTACACTTGTCcgatctgctgctctgtggCTTTCAAGCCCATTCGACTGGACTGTGGACATCTTTTCTGTGTGCGATGTTTGGTGAAGCTGCAAcgcaaggaggaggacaagTGTCCGCTTTGCCGCCAAGAGGTGGTGTTGCATGCCGACGAGCGCAACCTCGATTTGGCCCAAATGGCGTATCTGAAGCTCTATTTCCCGCAAGAGGTGAAACAGAAGCAGCGCGAGAACGAGAAAGAGATATTCAAGGAGCAGTACGGCCACATTGTCGATCCTGACAAACCTACGTGTACAATAGTTTAG
- a CDS encoding MOSC domain-containing protein 1, mitochondrial, with amino-acid sequence MFFPYAVPFYLIFAVAVLNTVTWLLKALSLHETKHQHGLSLNLAPVRYFINTTYKVNSWIPFLDKPETFVKEIRVHPIKSFPELKVQSWKVTEHGLECDRMYMLGKFDDVQQKWVMVSLRQYASLSKVDLRLEDDNFVVGYRNRDYFSVPRTVSKDYLEKMSGSLEPAELWKVDFEVVALEKLDIQPFLAAVGLPEHYKLLYAPFGKLVVTNSPKNLTALPNYTPGSHQKYRVTKFQDYFPILLISDADIKDLNARLAKEHGPEVQTTSTNFRPNILIDGPKKPYDTDDWYRFTINGKEWLVTSKCPRCSIPNIDFETGKQRAKQPVSRTLASFRRVDLGGPNLTFFGVSAVQVEHGYTVSVGDRVKLLERRLNRYGELV; translated from the coding sequence ATGTTTTTTCCCTATGCAGTTCCGTTTTATCTCATTTTTGCCGTGGCGGTGCTCAACACCGTCACATGGCTCTTGAAGGCGCTCTCGCTCCACGAGACTAAACACCAGCACGGACTCAGCCTCAACCTCGCCCCCGTGCGATATTTCATCAACACCACCTACAAAGTCAATTCGTGGATCCCGTTTCTGGACAAGCCCGAGACGTTTGTCAAGGAGATCCGTGTGCACCCAATCAAATCATTCCCCGAGCTGAAGGTCCAGTCATGGAAAGTCACCGAGCACGGGCTTGAGTGCGACAGAATGTACATGCTAGGCAAATTCGACGATGTGCAGCAAAAATGGGTCATGGTGTCGCTGAGACAGTACGCATCGCTGAGCAAGGTCGATCTGCGTCTGGAAGATGACAATTTCGTCGTTGGCTATAGAAATAGGGATTATTTCAGCGTGCCTCGAACCGTCTCCAAAGATTACCTGGAGAAGATGTCGGGGAGTCTCGAGCCGGCAGAGTTGTGGAAAGTCGACTTCGAAGTGGTGGCACTCGAAAAGCTCGACATCCAGCCGTTTCTTGCCGCCGTTGGGCTGCCAGAACACTACAAGCTGCTGTACGCTCCGTTTGGAAAACTGGTCGTCACCAACTCGCCGAAAAACCTCACCGCATTGCCCAACTACACGCCCGGCTCGCACCAAAAGTACCGCGTCACAAAGTTCCAGGACTACTTCCCGATCTTGCTCATTTCCGACGCGGACATTAAAGACCTCAACGCTCGTCTCGCCAAAGAACATGGTCCAGAAGTGCAGACCACCTCGACCAATTTCCGTCCCAATATTCTCATCGACGGACCGAAAAAACCGTACGACACTGACGACTGGTACCGCTTTACGATTAATGGCAAGGAGTGGCTGGTGACGTCCAAATGTCCGCGCTGCTCGATCCCAAACATCGACTTCGAGACAGGCAAGCAACGGGCCAAACAGCCCGTCTCGCGCACGCTGGCGTCGTTCCGCCGCGTCGATCTGGGCGGGCCGAATTTGACCTTCTTCGGCGTCAGCGCCGTACAGGTCGAGCACGGCTACACCGTGAGCGTCGGCGACCGTGTGAAGCTGCTCGAACGCCGTCTCAACCGGTACGGCGAGCTGGTGTAG
- a CDS encoding 40S ribosomal protein MRP2, mitochondrial — protein sequence MSELIKVVKASRPLKRFPQPVSLPTGFVNTRILRDNFKRQMAAEHEVTSKALKFIARNAALPQKMRLEAQIQLTAMPNYTRMNQVRDRCLESGTAKKIIKPFRVGRYQFRLMAKEGEFPGVKKGVW from the coding sequence ATGTCGGAGCTCATCAAAGTCGTCAAGGCCAGCAGGCCGCTGAAGCGGTTTCCACAGCCCGTGAGTCTTCCCACGGGATTTGTCAATACCCGTATTTTGCGGGACAATTTTAAGAGACAAATGGCTGCGGAGCACGAGGTGACCAGCAAGGCGCTCAAGTTTATTGCTAGAAACGCGGCGCTGCCTCAGAAAATGAGACTCGAGGCGCAGATCCAGCTGACGGCAATGCCCAACTATACCAGAATGAACCAAGTGCGCGACCGGTGTCTGGAGTCGGGAACggcaaagaaaataatCAAGCCGTTCAGAGTCGGCAGATACCAGTTTAGATtgatggccaaggaggGCGAGTTCCCAGGCGTCAAGAAGGGTGTTTGGTGA
- a CDS encoding NEDD8-activating enzyme E1 regulatory subunit — MNDNEVNSKYDRQMRLWSSSGQKRLVGSAVCVVEANAVACETVKNLVLAGVGQIVLLDSERVSEEDLATNFFVVAEDTGKLRGECVAKHLGELNPDSAVLHEKTPFESLLTDPSFWSQFDCVVNCRLDPCVRLIDLLWELSIPLLHAHSIGLYSLVRLYCEERTMVETHSSRADDLRIDAVWDELQEYVDSVDEASLAEVPYSVLLIKVYQEFMREHGRRPSTKEARQRLAQLGDEENVEEAIKKAALVTKRSSELNEELAQLMQEKVDLSTASSFWILVEALKQFYEKHGVLPLSGSLPDMASNTEEYLKLQSIYRAKHETDKEELTKLALQLLTQHNRAEQIAESEIELFTKNCSVLEVHRGSKKVWSSDMLSESNPVLQNTNIYFGFLALNTFYKEHKRHAAPKDQSEVRALAISELCRWETLKSFPDGLELVLDELLRAEGTALHNVCALTGGIASQEVIKILTNQYVSFDNCLTFDGVRGQTGSWKIE; from the coding sequence ATGAACGACAACGAGGTGAACAGCAAATATGACCGCCAGATGCGATTGTGGAGTTCTTCGGGACAGAAACGGCTGGTCGGTTCGGCGGTGTGCGTGGTGGAGGCCAACGCTGTGGCGTGCGAGACCGTGAAGAATCTTGTTCTGGCTGGCGTGGGCCAGATCGTTCTGCTGGACTCAGAACGTGTTTCCGAGGAAGACCTCGCGACAAACTTCTTTGTGGTAGCAGAAGACACGGGCAAGTTGCGTGGCGAGTGCGTGGCGAAACATCTGGGCGAGCTAAACCCAGACAGTGCGGTATTACACGAAAAGACTCCGTTTGAGTCTCTTCTAACGGACCCTTCGTTCTGGTCCCAATTTGACTGCGTTGTCAACTGCAGGCTGGATCCGTGTGTTCGCCTGATTGACCTGCTTTGGGAACTGAGCATCCCGCTGCTTCACGCCCACTCGATCGGACTCTATTCCCTGGTCAGATTGTACTGCGAGGAGCGAACGATGGTGGAGACTCATTCCAGCCGGGCCGACGATCTGCGCATAGACGCGGTCTGGGACGAACTGCAGGAGTATGTGGACTctgtggacgaggccagTTTGGCCGAGGTGCCGTACAGCGTGCTGCTGATCAAGGTGTACCAGGAATTTATGCGGGAGCACGGGAGAAGACCCAGCACGAAGGAGGCGAGACAACGGCTTGCACAGCTGGgcgacgaggaaaacgTGGAGGAGGCGATCAAAAAGGCCGCGCTGGTGACAAAACGGTCGAGCGAATTGAACGAAGAATTGGCGCAATTGATGCAGGAAAAGGTGGACTTGTCTACGGCGAGCTCGTTCTGGATTTTGGTGGAGGCACTGAAACAATTTTACGAGAAACACGGTGTCTTGCCGCTCAGCGGCTCGCTGCCCGACATGGCCAGCAACACGGAAGAATACCTAAAATTGCAGAGCATCTACAGGGCCAAACACGAGACCGACAAGGAAGAGCTCACAAAACTGGCGTTGCAACTTTTGACCCAGCATAATCGGGCCGAGCAGATCGCCGAGTCCGAGATCGAGCTGTTCACAAAGAACTGCAGCGTGCTGGAAGTGCACAgaggctccaaaaaagtGTGGAGCTCGGATATGCTCAGCGAGTCGAACCCAGTGCTACAAAACACCAACATTTATTTCGGGTTTTTGGCGCTCAACACGTTCTACAAGGAACACAAACGCCACGCTGCACCGAAAGACCAGTCTGAAGTCCGCGCGCTGGCGATCTCCGAACTGTGTCGCTGGGAAACGCTGAAATCGTTCCCCGACGGGCTGGAACTCGtgctcgacgagctgctccgAGCAGAAGGCACGGCGCTCCACAACGTCTGCGCGCTGACGGGCGGCATCGCATCGCAGGAGGtcatcaagatcctcaCAAACCAGTATGTCTCGTTCGACAACTGTCTCACCTTCGACGGCGTGCGCGGCCAGACAGGTAGCTGGAAAATCGagtaa
- a CDS encoding Lanosterol synthase, with protein MYYSDQLGIEPSATDELHWTLEVSDLGNQKWHYGPQKPSAVEKHLLQASRPLPSGNPSLDDAIEKAAAYFAGVQHESGTWPNMYKGPMFVTIGYVASAKFTGTSIPDHVTKELVRYLVNTAHPVDGGWGLHETDKSTCFGTTINYVILRLLGLGADHPTCAKARKTLLAMGGATGNPHWGKIWLSVLNLYKWEGVNPAPSELFALPYWLPVHPMKWWVHTRAIYAPVSYLYNCKAQCKLDPLLEQIRDEIYTRPFAEIDFAACRNKVCGIDLYYPHTKVLDVVNWMMVKYDRYRPQWLAKWSNDIAYGLVLKELENTDDLSIAPVNGAFNSIVVYIEEGRSKRFERVAERLKEELFLSPIGMTMMGTNGSQVWDSSFAVQCFHVAQVHNHEAVATAHDRAVDFLLRSQFDTECVPGSYRDKRRGAWPFSTKDQGYTVSDCSAEAMKAVLMARPADRELIQRLHNTIDVLLTLQNVDWSSRLMSYYGSFSTYEKIKATPLMELLNPAEVFGNIMVEYPYVECTDSSILGLVYFRKHSSYRAADVERAISRALCYIEKAQNPDGSWYGCWGICYTYSGMFALEAFSETGHSYANSDTVRKGCDFLVKRQLPDGGWGESMKSCETHTYVSTKESNLVQTSWALIGLLLAEYPDLTVIERGIRLLLQRQASDGSWAIEGVEGVFNHSCAIEYPNYRFIFPIKALGLYRRRLHQGGRVWR; from the coding sequence ATGTACTACTCGGACCAGCTGGGCATTGAGCCGAGTGCGACGGACGAGCTCCACTGGACGCTTGAAGTGAGCGACCTGGGCAACCAGAAATGGCATTACGGCCCGCAGAAACCTTCGGCAGTTGAGAAACACCTTCTGCAGGCTAGTAGGCCTCTCCCAAGTGGAAACCCGTCGCTGGACGACGCGATCGAGAAAGCAGCCGCATACTTCGCCGGCGTGCAGCACGAGTCCGGCACGTGGCCTAACATGTACAAAGGCCCGATGTTTGTCACCATCGGATACGTTGCGTCGGCAAAATTCACCGGCACTTCGATTCCAGACCACGTGACCAAAGAGCTCGTGCGGTACCTTGTGAACACTGCGCACCCTGTTGACGGCGGGTGGGGGCTTCACGAAACGGACAAGTCAACGTGTTTTGGAACGACGATCAACTACGTGATACTGCGGCTCTTGGGGCTCGGCGCCGACCACCCCACGTGCGCCAAGGCCAGAAAAACGCTGCTGGCCATGGGCGGAGCCACGGGCAACCCGCACTGGGGCAAGATCTGGCTGTCTGTGCTGAACCTGTACAAATGGGAGGGCGTAAACCCTGCTCCAAGCGAGCTGTTTGCGCTTCCCTACTGGCTGCCGGTCCACCCCATGAAGTGGTGGGTGCACACGCGCGCCATATATGCTCCCGTGTCATATTTATACAATTGCAAGGCCCAGTGCAAGCTGGACCCCCTTTTGGAGCAAATCCGCGACGAGATATACACGCGGCCGTTTGCAGAGATTGACTTCGCCGCCTGTCGCAACAAAGTGTGCGGCATAGACCTGTACTATCCGCACACCAAGGTGCTGGACGTGGTGAACTGGATGATGGTGAAGTACGACCGGTATCGGCCACAGTGGCTTGCTAAATGGTCCAACGACATCGCATATGGCCTTGTATTGaaggagctcgaaaataCGGACGATTTATCCATTGCCCCCGTCAACGGAGCCTTCAACAGCATCGTGGTGTACATAGAAGAGGGCCGTAGCAAACGGTTCGAAAGAGTGGCCGAACGGCTGAAagaggagctgtttttgagccCAATTGGAATGACCATGATGGGCACGAACGGCTCGCAGGTCTGGGACAGCTCGTTTGCGGTGCAGTGCTTCCATGTGGCGCAAGTGCACAACCACGAGGCCGTGGCCACCGCGCACGACAGAGCAGTCGATTTTCTGCTCCGGTCGCAGTTCGACACAGAGTGCGTGCCCGGCTCGTACAGAGACAAAAGACGCGGCGCATGGCCGTTCTCGACAAAGGACCAGGGCTACACTGTGAGCGACTGCTCGGCCGAGGCGATGAAGGCGGTGCTGATGGCCCGTCCCGCAGACAGGGAGCTGATTCAGCGCTTACATAATACAATCGACGTGCTGCTCACGCTGCAGAACGTGGACTGGAGCTCGCGGCTGATGTCGTACTACGGCTCGTTTTCGACGTACGAGAAGATCAAGGCGACGCCGCTGATGGAGCTTCTGAATCCAGCAGAAGTGTTCGGCAACATCATGGTGGAGTATCCGTATGTCGAGTGCACCGACTCGAGTATATTGGGGCTGGTGTATTTCCGCAAGCACAGCAGCTACCGTGCGGCCGACGTGGAGCGGGCCATCTCTCGCGCGCTGTGCTACATCGAGAAGGCGCAGAATCCGGACGGCTCGTGGTATGGCTGCTGGGGCATCTGTTATACGTATTCGGGGATGTTTGCGCTCGAGGCGTTTTCTGAGACGGGGCACAGCTATGCCAACAGCGACACTGTGCGCAAAGGATGCGATTTTCTTGTCAAACGGCAGCTTCCTGACGGGGGTTGGGGCGAGTCAATGAAGAGTTGCGAAACACACACCTATGTGAGCACCAAGGAGTCCAATTTGGTGCAGACTTCGTGGGCTTTGATCGGCCTGTTGCTGGCAGAGTACCCTGATCTGACGGTGATCGAGCGCGGTATCCGACTTTTGCTGCAAAGACAGGCTTCTGACGGCAGCTGGGCAATTGAGGGCGTGGAAGGGGTGTTCAACCACTCGTGTGCGATCGAGTATCCAAATTACCggtttatttttccaatcAAGGCCCTCGGTCTCTACAGACGGAGACTGCATCAGGGCGGCCGTGTTTGGAGATAA
- a CDS encoding Bud-specific protein with a potential role in membrane trafficking yields the protein MSTETIESEKTQLHELDLNGPVSRTDKRLLEQRKKKEEQKRHPHTAAFTGWKEVGGWENQDSLTYEEEIVDLLTKSTFLDEYLPEVAYGDWYHTVGIVILGGLLSWLLGRFRFSLGPIFFVTLASALYYRASIRKYRLKLRLEAQREFSVNRIEDDFETMDWLNVFLDRYWRFIEPTAAQLVCDQANVILAGLPIPAFVKQLWIHTFTLGTKPPRIDKVRTLDRTSDDVTVMDWWVSMTPNAVEDATAKQLKNYVNQNIVVKAKLFGLTLPVVVSDIAFQAKVRVRLRMMKSFPHIQTVNVSLLEAPYFDFLAKPFGGDTIFPFELLNIPGLYMFINEMVKKFAGPMLFDPLSFQLNLEQLLNGNGFDGALGILEVNVKHAKGLKAADTFNNTIDPYLTFSTGGAVLAKTKVIPDTMDPVWNEKVNVMLKSSSEPLSITLYDENENDGRKDKMMGYVLYDLEEIMLKGELRDVTLPILRNNREAGHVTLDFKMMKTLQGSKLPDGSYSPPPDLNTGVAVIRLLGARSYNKDDKKPGNVFAELYVDRELKATTGVVKKSKEASWSISHDQIIYNRSKCKVRVVLRDSSKKLIGSATMKLTDLIDSSYVGNEWLPLTKGLGEVKLTCNWNSVAMTGVPGAMGYTEPFGVVRFNIGKAMNLINLEKIGVIDPYVRVMINGVQRGRTLTKDSTTNPVFNQSIYVPIASPNQRVTIEAMDVQRSTPDRTLGSFQVRLNEFIEFDDKGDPIETDGEPQEGRLVHPKRGAKGTVTYTMSFFPTLPVMTPDDILEKKKVEEKKAKYNGESHKETAEEKKDKEEEEEMEDAKPKLDLPLDKVRNYNCGVCVFTLLEGQFPKDGYLQVFFDRSGYPEYVSPRLSSRDKHINATGEGLVRELKYSEVTIKLAEKKGSNIKKEAIAETSMSTMDLIESTYDQPSVVKLSNGASIKLQTRWIPVLMKDLPAQDSVGNTGHMTMRVIKGSGLPSADSNGKSDPFTKVYLNGEEIFKTKTIKKTLDPEWNQETSFEVDNRVNSVLRFKVSDWDFGLEQDDKLGEVKLNMSEINPFAEGVQEMTLPLKGDDGEPAGELVVAFSFKPSYITLLSAEKQLPNVAGTAVGGAGKILNTGLDGTGKVIGTAGKVGGKVLGTAGNIFKKKK from the coding sequence ATGTCCACGGAGACAATTGAATCTGAAAAGACACAACTCCACGAGCTGGACCTCAATGGTCCTGTGAGCAGGACCGACAagaggctgctggagcagagAAAGAAAAAGGAAGAGCAAAAGCGTCATCCTCACACCGCCGCCTTTACTGGCTGGAAAGAGGTCGGGGGCTGGGAGAACCAAGATTCGCTCACgtacgaggaggagattgtTGATCTGCTGACGAAATcgacgtttttggacgaaTATCTGCCAGAAGTTGCTTACGGCGACTGGTATCATACGGTTGGCATTGTGATCCTCGGTGGCCTTTTGTCGTGGCTTCTGGGCCGATTCCGGTTTTCGCTGGGCCCGATCTTCTTTGTGACGCTTGCGTCGGCGCTCTACTACCGTGCGTCGATTAGAAAGTACAGGCTCAAACTGAGACTCGAGGCGCAGAGAGAGTTTTCTGTGAATCGCATTGAGGACGATTTCGAGACGATGGACTGGCTCaatgtgtttttggacCGCTATTGGCGGTTTATTGAGCCCACGGCTGCCCAGCTTGTGTGTGACCAGGCCAACGTGATTCTTGCTGGGCTGCCAATCCCTGCGTTCGTGAAACAGCTCTGGATCCACACCTTCACGCTAGGCACCAAGCCACCGCGGATTGACAAGGTCCGCACTCTCGACCGCACCAGCGACGACGTCACTGTAATGGACTGGTGGGTCTCGATGACTCCGAACGCAGTTGAGGACGCCACTGCGAAACAGCTGAAGAACTACGTCAACCAGAACATTGTCGTCAAGGCCAAGCTATTTGGCCTCACGCTCCCAGTTGTGGTTTCGGACATCGCGTTCCAGGCAAAGGTGAGAGTCAGACTGAGAATGATGAAGAGTTTCCCGCACATCCAAACGGTCAACGTGTCGCTGTTGGAGGCTCCGTATTTCGACTTCCTGGCCAAGCCTTTTGGCGGAGACACCATATTTCCATTTGAACTTCTCAACATCCCGGGTCTGTACATGTTTATCAacgagatggtgaagaagtttgcTGGTCCAATGCTGTTTGACCCGCTTTCGTTCCAGCTCAACTTGGAGCAGCTACTCAACGGTAACGGTTTCGACGGTGCTCTGGGTATTTTGGAAGTCAACGTCAAGCACGCCAAGGGCCTCAAGGCTGCAGACACGTTCAACAACACCATCGATCCATACCTGACATTCTCCACAGGCGGTGCTGTTCTGGCGAAAACCAAAGTTATTCCAGACACCATGGATCCTGTGTGGAACGAGAAAGTCAATGTCATGCTAAAGTCGTCCTCTGAGCCACTATCGATCACATTGtacgacgagaacgaaAACGACGGCAGAAAGGACAAGATGATGGGCTATGTTCTGTACGATTTAGAGGAGATCATGCTCAAAGGGGAGCTTAGAGACGTTACGCTGCCTATTCTAAGAAACAAcagagaagctggacatGTCACTTTGGACTTCAAGATGATGAAGACCCTGCAAGGATCCAAGCTTCCAGACGGCTCCTACTCTCCACCTCCAGACCTTAACACCGGTGTGGCTGTCATCAGGCTCTTGGGCGCCAGATCCtacaacaaggacgacaaGAAGCCCGGAAACGTATTTGCCGAGCTTTATGTTgacagagagctcaaggcCACCACAGGCGTTGTCAAAAAGAGTAAAGAGGCCTCGTGGAGCATCAGCCACGACCAAATCATCTACAACAGGTCCAAGTGCAAAGTTCGTGTTGTTCTGCGAGACTCttccaagaaactgatcGGCTCTGCTACCATGAAACTCACAGACCTGATCGACTCCTCATATGTCGGCAACGAGTGGCTGCCTCTCACCAAAGGTCTTGGTGAGGTGAAGCTGACCTGTAACTGGAATTCTGTGGCCATGACCGGAGTTCCAGGCGCCATGGGCTACACTGAGCCATTCGGTGTTGTTCGCTTCAATATTGGCAAGGCTATGAACCTCATCAACCTGGAGAAGATTGGTGTCATTGATCCGTACGTCAGAGTCATGATTAACGGTGTCCAGAGAGGAAGAACTTTAACCAAGGATTCCACCACCAACCCTGTTTTCAACCAGTCTATCTACGTGCCTATTGCGTCTCCTAATCAGAGAGTCACAATCGAAGCCATGGACGTCCAAAGATCGACTCCAGACAGAACTCTCGGCTCGTTCCAGGTCAGACTCAACGAGTTTATTGAGTTCGACGACAAGGGAGACCCGATCGAGACCGATGGTGAGCCTCAAGAAGGACGACTTGTGCATCCTAAGCGTGGCGCAAAGGGCACCGTCACGTACACCATGTCTTTCTTCCCTACTCTTCCTGTGATGACTCCGGACgacattctggagaagaagaaagtggaggagaagaaagccaAATATAATGGTGAGAGCCACAAGGAGACCgcagaagagaaaaaggacaaggaagaggaggaagaaatgGAAGATGCAAAGCCCAAGCTCGATCTGCCGTTGGACAAAGTTCGCAACTACAACTGCGGTGTCTGCGTTTTTACTCTTTTAGAAGGACAATTTCCAAAAGACGGCTACTTGCAGGTCTTTTTCGATAGATCTGGATATCCAGAATATGTTAGTCCAAGGCTTTCTTCTCGTGACAAACATATCAATGCCACCGGTGAAGGTTTGGTGAGAGAACTCAAATATTCTGAGGTCACCATCAAGCTTGCGGAGAAGAAAGGAAGCaacatcaagaaagaagccATTGCAGAGACTTCCATGTCTACCATGGATCTGATCGAGAGCACCTACGACCAGCCGAGCGTTGTCAAGTTGTCGAATGGAGCCAGCATCAAGCTGCAGACCAGATGGATTCCTGTTTTGATGAAAGACCTACCAGCACAGGACTCTGTTGGAAACACAGGACATATGACCATGCGCGTCATCAAAGGCTCCGGATTGCCTTCTGCAGACTCGAACGGAAAATCTGATCCATTTACAAAGGTCTACCTGAACGGCGAGGAGATATTTAAAACCAAGACGATTAAAAAGACCTTAGACCCAGAATGGAACCAGGAGACATCCTTTGAGGTGGATAATAGAGTTAATTCCGTGCTGAGGTTCAAAGTGTCCGACTGGGATTTCGGTTTAGAGCAAGACGACAAACTAGGCGAGGTGAAATTGAATATGAGCGAGATTAATCCATTCGCCGAAGGTGTCCAGGAAATGACGTTGCCATTGAAGGGCGATGATGGAGAGCCTGCGGGCGAACTGGTTGTGGCATTTAGCTTCAAGCCATCCTACATTACCTTGTTGAGTGCAGAGAAACAGCTGCCAAACGTGGCCGGAACCGCTGTGGGGGGTGCCGGCAAAATCCTTAACACAGGACTAGACGGTACTGGAAAGGTGATCGGTACTGCGGGCAAGGTTGGCGGCAAGGTGCTAGGCACTGCCGGCaacattttcaagaagaaaaaataa